From Gordonia crocea, the proteins below share one genomic window:
- a CDS encoding sensor histidine kinase yields MRLLSPNTWSLRTRLMVGQVIMLMLVCVGVGITTEIALRHYLVGQLDTTVREAVHRSMVMSDHPPPDRPNRPRRQRPGPGPEFLDAPGQPSGLVTMVVRADGSVTAGALATDGSRVAVTDRARDQLKEAVPGAAPLSTDLDGKGSYRIAAEVNRQGETIIAGLPLSGVNSTMWRVLVTMVVVTLAALVAATTLGIAITRRALAPLTRVAATAREVANLPLDRGEVALPVRVPESNADPNTEVGQMGSALNRMLDHIGTALSTRQASETRVRQFVADASHELRTPLAAIRGYTELAHRHRDEVPEQVAHAMGRVESEAGRMTHLVEDLLLLARLDSGRPLDQEQIDLSQIAVDAVSDAHVAGPDHDWQIDLPDDPVLVTGDGARLHQVLVNLLANARVHTPPGTVVSVAVTVDGPQAVLTVTDDGPGIDRALIPEVFTRFARGDSSRSRNGGGTGLGLSIVDAVVRAHHGTITLRSEPGATEFVVRLPRSTANA; encoded by the coding sequence ATGCGCCTCCTGTCCCCGAACACCTGGTCGCTGCGCACCCGCCTGATGGTGGGGCAGGTGATCATGCTGATGCTCGTCTGCGTCGGCGTCGGGATCACCACCGAGATCGCCCTGCGCCACTACCTGGTCGGCCAACTCGACACCACCGTCCGCGAGGCCGTGCACCGTTCGATGGTCATGTCCGACCACCCGCCGCCCGACCGGCCCAACCGGCCCCGTCGACAGCGCCCCGGCCCGGGGCCGGAGTTCCTCGACGCCCCCGGCCAGCCCAGCGGTCTGGTCACGATGGTGGTCCGCGCCGACGGCAGCGTCACCGCGGGTGCGCTGGCCACCGACGGATCCCGCGTCGCGGTCACCGACCGTGCGCGCGACCAACTGAAAGAGGCGGTCCCCGGCGCGGCGCCGCTCAGCACCGACCTCGACGGCAAGGGCTCCTACCGCATCGCCGCGGAGGTGAACCGACAGGGCGAGACCATCATCGCCGGCCTGCCGCTGTCCGGGGTGAACTCCACCATGTGGCGGGTGCTGGTGACCATGGTCGTCGTGACGCTCGCCGCCCTGGTCGCGGCGACCACCCTCGGCATCGCCATCACCCGCCGCGCCCTGGCCCCGCTGACGCGCGTCGCCGCGACGGCCCGCGAGGTCGCCAACCTGCCGCTGGACCGCGGCGAGGTGGCCCTTCCGGTCCGCGTGCCGGAGTCCAACGCCGACCCCAACACCGAGGTCGGCCAAATGGGGTCGGCGCTCAACCGGATGCTCGACCACATCGGTACCGCCCTGTCCACCCGCCAGGCCAGCGAGACCCGGGTGCGCCAGTTCGTCGCCGACGCCAGTCATGAACTGCGGACCCCGCTGGCGGCCATTCGCGGCTACACCGAGCTGGCCCACCGCCACCGCGACGAGGTGCCCGAGCAGGTCGCCCATGCGATGGGCCGGGTGGAGTCCGAAGCGGGGCGCATGACCCACCTCGTCGAGGACCTGCTGCTGCTGGCCCGACTGGACTCGGGCCGCCCCCTGGACCAAGAGCAGATCGACCTGTCGCAAATCGCCGTCGACGCGGTCAGCGACGCCCACGTGGCCGGCCCCGACCACGACTGGCAAATCGACCTGCCCGACGACCCGGTGCTCGTCACCGGGGACGGCGCCCGCCTGCACCAGGTGTTGGTCAACCTCCTCGCCAATGCCCGGGTCCACACCCCGCCGGGCACCGTCGTCAGCGTCGCCGTCACGGTCGACGGCCCCCAGGCAGTCCTGACCGTCACCGACGACGGGCCCGGAATCGATCGCGCACTGATCCCCGAGGTGTTCACCCGGTTTGCGCGCGGCGACAGCTCGCGGTCACGCAACGGCGGCGGGACCGGACTGGGCCTGTCCATCGTCGACGCGGTGGTTCGGGCCCACCACGGGACCATCACGTTGCGCAGCGAGCCGGGGGCCACCGAGTTCGTCGTGCGGCTCCCCCGATCCACAGCCAACGCATAG
- a CDS encoding response regulator transcription factor, with the protein MQRADGTPINALVVDDEPVLAEMVSMALRYEGWTVSTAGDGAAALAAARDNRPDVVVLDVMLPDMSGLDVLLRLRELNPSLPVLLLTAKDSVEDRIAGLTAGGDDYVTKPFSIEEVVLRLRALLRRAGITTGEADSQLVVGDLVLDEDSHEVTRAGEPITLTSTEYDLLRFLMRNPKRVLSKAQILDRVWDYDFGGRSNIVELYISYLRKKIDNGRDPMIHTLRGAGYVLKPAG; encoded by the coding sequence ATGCAGCGCGCCGACGGGACGCCGATCAACGCGCTGGTGGTCGACGACGAGCCCGTCCTGGCCGAGATGGTGTCGATGGCACTGCGCTACGAGGGGTGGACGGTGTCCACCGCCGGCGACGGTGCCGCGGCCCTGGCCGCCGCCCGCGACAACCGGCCCGACGTCGTCGTCCTCGACGTCATGCTGCCCGACATGAGCGGGCTCGACGTGCTGCTGCGGTTGCGCGAACTCAATCCCAGTCTGCCGGTCCTGTTGCTGACCGCCAAGGACTCGGTGGAGGACCGCATCGCCGGGCTCACCGCCGGCGGCGACGACTACGTGACCAAACCGTTCAGCATCGAGGAGGTGGTCCTGCGGTTGCGCGCCCTGTTGCGCCGCGCGGGGATCACGACCGGGGAAGCCGATTCCCAACTCGTCGTCGGCGACCTGGTGCTCGATGAGGACAGCCACGAGGTGACCCGCGCCGGCGAGCCGATCACCCTGACCTCGACCGAATACGACCTGCTCCGGTTCCTCATGCGCAACCCCAAGCGTGTGCTGTCCAAGGCCCAGATCCTCGACCGCGTGTGGGACTACGACTTCGGCGGCCGCTCCAACATCGTCGAGCTCTACATCTCCTACCTGCGCAAGAAGATCGACAACGGCCGCGATCCGATGATCCACACGCTGCGCGGCGCCGGCTACGTCCTCAAGCCCGCCGGCTGA
- a CDS encoding glycosyltransferase, whose protein sequence is MTLLIDPAGRAAPLPNAARLAAERGVPVLDVVVPVYNEQATLAHSVRHLHRFLLEQFPFTFRITIADNASTDATPAIGAELARELTEVGYHRLEMKGRGRALHTVWSESDAPVLAYMDVDLSTDLSALLPLVAPLVSGHSDIAIGSRLTRGARVVRGPKREIISRCYNVILRSTLAARFSDAQCGFKAIRAEAADALLPHVEDTGWFFDTELLVLAQRCGLRIHEVPVDWVDDPDSRVDIVATAVADLKGVARLAKGFATGDIPIRALTDQFGARSGPPSLLRQTVSFAAVGIASTLAYLVLFLALRSPLGPQAANLAALLLTAIGNTAANRRFTFGVRGRAGVARHQAQGIVVFGIGLALTSGALALLHLLGEPPRPVELGVLVLANLAATVVRFVLLRGWVFHSRRAATPCEGESA, encoded by the coding sequence ATGACACTCCTCATCGACCCCGCGGGCCGGGCCGCCCCGCTTCCCAACGCGGCCCGTCTCGCTGCCGAGCGAGGCGTCCCCGTCCTCGACGTCGTCGTGCCGGTTTACAACGAGCAGGCCACCCTGGCGCACTCTGTCCGCCACCTGCACCGGTTCCTGCTGGAGCAGTTCCCGTTTACGTTCCGGATCACCATCGCCGACAACGCCAGCACCGACGCGACACCGGCCATCGGGGCGGAGTTGGCCCGGGAGCTGACCGAGGTCGGCTACCACCGACTCGAGATGAAGGGCCGTGGCCGGGCACTGCACACGGTGTGGTCGGAATCGGACGCGCCGGTGCTCGCCTACATGGACGTGGACTTGTCGACCGACCTGTCCGCACTGCTCCCCCTCGTCGCACCGCTGGTATCGGGACACTCCGACATCGCCATCGGATCGCGGCTCACGCGCGGGGCGAGGGTCGTGCGCGGTCCGAAGCGCGAGATCATCTCGCGCTGCTACAACGTCATTCTCCGGTCGACGCTGGCCGCCCGCTTCTCCGACGCCCAGTGCGGCTTCAAGGCGATCCGGGCCGAGGCCGCCGACGCCTTGCTGCCCCACGTCGAGGACACCGGTTGGTTCTTCGACACCGAGTTGCTGGTGCTGGCGCAGCGGTGCGGACTGCGGATCCACGAGGTCCCCGTCGACTGGGTCGACGACCCGGACAGCCGCGTCGACATCGTCGCGACCGCGGTCGCCGACCTCAAGGGCGTGGCGCGCCTGGCGAAGGGGTTTGCGACCGGGGACATCCCGATTCGCGCCCTGACCGACCAGTTCGGCGCCCGATCGGGCCCGCCGTCGCTGTTGCGGCAGACGGTCTCCTTCGCCGCGGTCGGGATCGCCAGCACCCTGGCCTACCTGGTGCTGTTCCTCGCGCTGCGCTCCCCTCTCGGCCCGCAGGCCGCCAACCTCGCCGCCCTGTTGCTGACCGCGATCGGAAACACCGCCGCGAACCGGCGCTTCACCTTCGGGGTCCGCGGCCGGGCCGGCGTCGCACGCCACCAGGCTCAGGGAATCGTCGTCTTCGGGATCGGGCTGGCCCTGACCAGCGGGGCCTTGGCACTGCTGCACCTGCTCGGCGAGCCGCCCCGACCGGTGGAGCTCGGCGTGCTCGTCCTCGCCAACCTGGCGGCCACCGTCGTCCGTTTCGTCCTGCTGCGCGGCTGGGTGTTCCACTCGCGCCGCGCCGCGACCCCCTGTGAAGGAGAATCCGCATGA
- a CDS encoding ArnT family glycosyltransferase: protein MTVVTDRPTAGPSTSGAAASSPKRRTVSAWLTGGHSRWERPILAGILAFAAVCYLWALDSLGWANDYYAAAVQAGTQSWKALLFGSLDAGNAITVDKPPVSLWAMSLSGRILGFNSWSMLAPQALMGVATIALLYATVRRTSGVGAGLIAAAALALTPVAALMFRYNNPDAMLVLLLVAAAYCIVRALADHPLRWTALAGTAVGFAFLTKLMQALLVVPAIGLVLLVALPGSFWHRLRVGLVGLAAMVVSGGWFVALVSLWPAGSRPYIGGSTTNSLLELTLGYNGLGRVFGGDGNPTAGAGGPGGPGGPGGMPGPGGGGGFRHGFGGAPGWTRMFGDSMGTEISWLLPAALIALVVGLWLTRKAVRTDLMRAALLLWGGWLLVTAAVFSTMKGIMHPYYTVALAPEIAALVGIGAALLWDRRDRAGARIALAVMVAVTGVWNFVLLDRTPEWLPWLRWVLLAGAGLAAVALIVGARRERWAAAVAAFALVVGLGGTGAYMLETVAHQQHGGPMLSSGPAQAGDHRGPGNQGPGGRRDGRGPGRTTEVSEQLRDMLSSTESRWAAATIGSHSSGSLQLSSRRPIMAIGGFNGGDAAPTLEQFQRYVRDGQIAYFIVDDRGPGGRGGPGSGPGARQDGRGGPGGPGGRSGTATEITEWVKANFTAQNIDGTTVYDLRH from the coding sequence ATGACCGTCGTGACCGATCGGCCCACCGCAGGCCCCTCGACCAGCGGGGCCGCCGCGTCGTCCCCCAAGCGCCGCACGGTGTCGGCCTGGCTCACCGGTGGTCACAGCCGGTGGGAGCGCCCCATCCTCGCGGGCATCCTCGCGTTCGCCGCGGTGTGCTACCTGTGGGCACTCGATTCGCTCGGCTGGGCCAACGACTACTACGCCGCCGCCGTCCAGGCCGGGACGCAGAGCTGGAAGGCCCTGTTGTTCGGCTCTCTCGACGCCGGCAACGCGATCACCGTCGACAAACCGCCGGTCTCCCTGTGGGCGATGAGCCTGTCGGGCCGGATCCTCGGCTTCAACTCCTGGAGCATGTTGGCGCCCCAGGCCCTGATGGGCGTCGCCACCATCGCCCTGCTCTATGCGACCGTGCGCCGCACGAGCGGGGTCGGCGCCGGGTTGATCGCCGCCGCTGCGCTCGCCCTGACCCCGGTCGCGGCGCTGATGTTCCGCTACAACAACCCCGACGCCATGCTGGTCCTGCTGCTGGTCGCCGCCGCCTACTGCATCGTGCGGGCCCTGGCGGACCATCCCCTGCGCTGGACCGCGCTGGCGGGGACGGCGGTCGGCTTCGCCTTCCTCACCAAGCTCATGCAGGCGCTCCTGGTGGTACCGGCGATCGGACTCGTCCTGCTCGTCGCGTTGCCCGGTTCGTTCTGGCACCGGCTGCGCGTGGGATTGGTCGGTCTCGCCGCAATGGTCGTATCCGGCGGCTGGTTCGTGGCCCTGGTCAGCCTGTGGCCGGCCGGCTCGCGCCCCTACATCGGCGGGTCGACCACCAACAGCCTGCTGGAACTGACCCTGGGGTACAACGGCCTGGGACGCGTGTTCGGCGGCGACGGCAACCCGACGGCCGGAGCCGGCGGTCCGGGTGGGCCGGGTGGTCCTGGTGGTATGCCGGGCCCCGGCGGTGGCGGCGGGTTCCGCCACGGGTTCGGCGGCGCCCCGGGGTGGACCCGGATGTTCGGCGACTCCATGGGTACCGAGATCTCGTGGCTGCTGCCGGCGGCGCTCATCGCACTCGTCGTCGGACTCTGGTTGACGCGCAAGGCCGTCCGCACCGATCTCATGCGCGCGGCGCTCCTGCTGTGGGGCGGCTGGCTGCTGGTGACGGCGGCCGTGTTCAGCACGATGAAGGGCATCATGCACCCCTATTACACGGTGGCGCTGGCCCCGGAGATCGCCGCGCTCGTCGGCATCGGCGCAGCCCTGCTGTGGGATCGACGGGATCGCGCGGGGGCGCGTATCGCCCTGGCCGTGATGGTCGCCGTCACCGGGGTGTGGAACTTCGTACTGCTGGACCGCACGCCGGAGTGGCTGCCGTGGCTGCGCTGGGTCCTGTTGGCGGGTGCCGGCCTCGCGGCCGTCGCCCTGATCGTCGGGGCCCGGCGGGAGCGCTGGGCGGCCGCGGTGGCGGCCTTCGCCCTCGTCGTCGGCCTCGGCGGCACCGGCGCCTACATGCTGGAGACCGTCGCCCATCAGCAGCACGGCGGACCGATGCTGTCCTCCGGCCCGGCGCAGGCCGGCGACCACCGGGGTCCCGGCAACCAGGGGCCCGGGGGTCGGCGTGACGGTCGCGGTCCCGGCCGGACCACCGAGGTGTCCGAGCAACTGCGCGACATGTTGTCGTCCACCGAAAGCCGTTGGGCTGCAGCAACTATCGGCTCACACTCGTCGGGATCGCTGCAGCTGAGCAGCCGGCGTCCGATCATGGCGATCGGCGGGTTCAACGGGGGCGACGCCGCCCCGACCCTCGAGCAGTTCCAGCGCTATGTCCGCGACGGCCAGATCGCCTACTTCATCGTCGACGACCGCGGCCCGGGTGGACGGGGTGGGCCCGGATCGGGTCCCGGCGCCCGGCAAGACGGGCGGGGCGGTCCCGGTGGCCCGGGCGGTCGGTCGGGCACCGCAACGGAAATCACCGAATGGGTGAAAGCCAACTTCACGGCGCAGAACATCGACGGCACGACCGTCTACGACCTGCGACACTGA